The following are encoded together in the Coffea arabica cultivar ET-39 chromosome 1c, Coffea Arabica ET-39 HiFi, whole genome shotgun sequence genome:
- the LOC140005096 gene encoding wall-associated receptor kinase 2-like — MPGCKDHCGNVSIPFPFGITEDCYLNKYFFINCTNSSTSVPQTVLQNAVDVTEISLEGQVHLMQDIASDCYDKNGSLLDNISPWTRLSKRFTFSSTANKFIVVGCDALALVKGFGQNRSYATGCIPSCDYKEDVIDGSCSGIGCCQTDIPPGAWNINVSLTSLNNHTKVWDFNPCSYAFVVEEKAFNFSASNLTNLSNDLSLPVVVDWTIEEGSCEVAQRNTTSYACSGKNSHCYEPFKGLGYRCSCDQGYEGNPYLPDGCQGVGIGTAILLFCCFYLCLELRKRRENRLKEEFFRKNGGLMLQQRLAQEGRNTNVARIFTLEELRKATNNFEETRIIGRGGYGTVFKGILVDHNSCTVAIKRSREVNENQVDQFINEVIMLSQVNSRNVVKLLGCCLETEVPLLVYEFIDNGTLSEHLSSTTKSQHLSWNIRLRIASEIAGVLSYLHSVASPPIIHRDIKSANILLDQNYTAKVTDFGISKLAPLDENQVSTMVQGTFGYLDPEYMLTGLLTEKSDVYSFGVVLIELLRIPVELNSAAN, encoded by the exons ATGCCCGGCTGCAAAGATCATTGTGGAAATGTAAGCATTCCATTTCCATTCGGTATTACGGAAGATTGTTACcttaacaaatatttttttatcaaCTGCACCAACTCTTCAACCTCTGTCCCTCAAACAGTTCTGCAGAACGCAGTCGATGTCACAGAAATATCTCTGGAAGGTCAGGTACACCTTATGCAGGATATAGCATCTGATTGCTATGATAAAAACGGAAGTTTATTGGACAACATTTCACCATGGACGAGATTATCTAAACGCTTTACCTTCAGTAGTACAGCTAATAAATTCATTGTCGTTGGCTGTGATGCCTTGGCCTTAGTTAAAGGCTTTGGTCAAAACCGGAGCTACGCAACTGGATGTATCCCTTCCTGTGATTATAAGGAAGATGTAATTGATGGCTCTTGTTCTGGCATCGGTTGCTGCCAGACTGATATCCCACCAGGGGCATGGAATATTAATGTGAGCTTGACCAGTCTTAATAACCACACCAAGGTGTGGGATTTCAATCCTTGCAGCTACGCTTTTGTGGTCGAAGAGAAGGCTTTCAATTTTTCTGCAAGTAACCTCACCAACttaagcaatgatttaagtctTCCCGTCGTGGTGGATTGGACCATTGAGGAGGGGTCATGTGAAGTTGCCCAAAGAAACACGACCTCTTATGCATGCTCTGGTAAAAACAGTCACTGTTACGAACCTTTTAAGGGGTTGGGATACCGTTGTTCTTGCGATCAAGGATACGAAGGCAACCCATATCTCCCTGATGGTTGCCAAG GTGTTGGCATAGGCACAGCAATTCTACTTTTCTGCTGCTTTTATTTGTGTTTGGAATTgaggaaaagaagggaaaacagATTGAAGGAGGAGTTTTTCCGgaaaaatggtggattaatgCTACAGCAACGACtggctcaagaaggaagaaacacaAATGTTGCTAGAATTTTCACTCTTGAAGAACTACGAAAGGCAACCAATAATTTCGAGGAAACTCGAATTATTGGTCGTGGAGGATACGGCACAGTTTTCAAAGGAATCTTAGTAGACCATAATTCTTGTACTGTTGCCATTAAGAGGTCCAGAGAAGTTAACGAAAATCAAGTTGATCAATTTATTAATGAGGTGATTATGCTTTCCCAAGTTAATAGTAGAAATGTCGTTAAACTTCTAGGATGTTGCTTAGAGACGGAAGTGCCATTACTTGTTTATGAGTTCATCGACAATGGTACTCTCTCCGAGCATTTAAGCAGCACAACAAAATCACAGCATCTTTCTTGGAATATCCGATTAAGAATAGCATCAGAAATTGCTGGAGTTCTCTCATATTTGCACTCAGTAGCTTCACCACCGATTATCCATAGAGATATCAAATCGGCAAACATACTTCTAGATCAAAACTACACTGCAAAAGTCACAGACTTTGGAATATCAAAATTGGCTCCTTTAGATGAAAATCAAGTATCTACAATGGTGCAAGGAACATTTGGCTACTTGGACCCCGAGTACATGCTAACAGGATTGTTGACAGAGAAAAGTGATGTTTACAGCTTTGGGGTAGTTCTTATAGAGCTACTgagaataccagtcga